The nucleotide sequence TACCTAGTGGACTCGGCTCAAATACATTTACACAGTCCAATACACATCATAATCTCAATAAATAACtctaacaaaaacaacatttaatttgGAAAATTTAACAATGCACAATTGAAACAAGTTTTGCATCATACATAAGCTAgttttcaacattaaatcaaTAAATCTGACCTTTAAATGTTTAAATGAGATATAATTTATTgatacaataataaaaaaataaagtcatttGTTTGCACGGCTATTTTACTTGTACATATTAGACAAAGCCACTTTGATTTACAATTCAACGGAAAAAAAGgtaagaattttttattattggatCTTTGATTTGAGTCGTATCTCTTCTATGACGTCTTATTCTCTATTTAGTTGAACTCCTTTTTGAAGTAGTTAGATTATTCgatcaaaacaaaatttgttattgtTCATAAATTTAAGAGTTTGATTAAAACTATTGACCGATGAGAAGTAATGATACTTTACGGATTCGATTTGTTATTAATTTGTACAATTTTTCATTgtgtttcatcatcaacaaattaAAAGCAAAATAACATTGAATACTcctatttaaaaataacaacGTCAAACAATAATTTCTCGTTAATACAAATGATAGGTGGtacaaaaataaagtaaatacaACAGACAACAATTGAAAGAGATCACACAAATAAgattattaactttttaaattcacATTCGATAATTCAACGGGTATTGAAAGGGCACTTGGGAACCAaaggattttttgttttgttttgacaaTGACCaaggaatatttatttattgtcatgcATGCATGGTAACGGTTTGGATATTTATGGTCGATGTGGAAGTCCAAATTCCAATTAAGGTAGTTTTTGTTTCTAAGGGCACTTGGGTTTGCCACCACGGGTAGTCTGGCTGGCATAACAAGGACACTTTTCTTGGTTGCCAGCAGTGCCAGGTGGCACACAGTTACATCTTCTGCAACAAGTCCCGCAAGCTCTATGGCACAATTTTGGTCGCGATGATAAACGACACCTTGCAACGCATGCTCCATTGCAATCTGGAAAAACATGTTgaaattaatcaattcatcatGCTACATGTAAATGtacattttttatgtatataataggaaaagtataCTATTTCATTCAACAAAACATAAGAAATACTAGAGCCAATCGACTTAAAAGTGTGGTGACTATAATTGAAATCAAACTAATTGGATATTTATAATTGATGTGGGAATATAATTTTGACACCCTAACTAGCTTATGGACGACAATAATTGATTGCCTCTTACAAAATTATCCTAAAGTTTAAAAATATGACCAAATTTAGTTTGATTTATGCTAGTGCATTACTCACTCAACCATTTTacacctattaaaaaaatgataaaaataatattgattttagtaAATTACTTTATTAACTTctatctatttttattattataaaggcAAAGTAAGAAAATATTGTAATAACTTAGCACTTAATAGTGATGCAATCAGTATAAATTAGATAGATGGAacaataaggaaaaaaaaaatcaattaaactacattgaaaactgaaaataacgCTCTTTgtagaacattttttttttttttacatttgtgACTGCTGTTAATTGTTATGGAACAGAAAGAGTGTATATTTTACTATGTACTTAATTTTATCATAGCTcaaaatttcaagtttcaaataaaattaaaagaatgatatatgaatttgtgtgtgtatattgTATAATTTAGTAGTACCTATTTTCCGAAGAAGAGAACCCTGTGAATATGCCTGCGCCTgtataattaattgattaaaagaaaacaaagaaaataacactaatTAACTCTGTTACGTTCATGTATGCAAACCATGAATTAAtaattaaagtttaaattaaatacatacTGATTGATCTGTTGCATCAACAAGATGAAGAAGGAGGAGTGATGCAAGAAGGGAAGCAGCTAGAAACTTAGAGAAAGCCATGATTAGCTATATATATGCAAGGAAGGAATATATATGAActaagtttttatatttttgagaaGAGCTGTGAAATGAGAAATAAGATGAGCTGGTATTTATAgctgatatgatatgatatgatgagATTAGCTTTATGAAATGCTAGCTAGCTAGCCAATGACTAAGTTTTGTTTAGACTCAATCCAAGTATTCATTAAATTTCTGTTTGGTAAGACCAAattttttagattatattttttttaggaagctGTCTATTATGGCTTTGGTTAAAGGTGAATCATTctatttttagtaaatttaaataaaatattagtttcgttctttattttttattattataaaatttatttatttttaaatggtaaaaatccACCATTAGACCATTTATTAGAGGTTTATATTAGATGTTTTTATTACCAGCTAGTTTATTTAGAGGTtcatattagatttttttttaatggctaGTTTATATTGCTTTTTATAAGCTACATCAactagcttatagtttattattttcttctttattttaacccttaattaaaaaattaaacatattaattttatgggttttgttaacgagtgctcccGGACACTGTTTAAGCATcctaaatttaataattattcttttaaaaagtcgACTGTTACAGTTtctaaatacacaatttttcatataaaatttaccatttaaagtatttaaaaagtACCTCGAAagcactctttaacattttcttattttatttcatctCACTTATAAGTTACTTCAACCGATAATTTTACCACACACTACAAGTtaaataaactttattttaccTGCGCTGAACTATCAATTAACTGTTATAAGTTTATCCAATATAAACTTGATTATcatacaactattttttttctaccAAACTGAGGCTAATTATGGGTCCATTATCATATATAAGTGGGACATATGTGAGTAAGTAATTTGTAATGGCGCTGGCATTGATTGAAGAATATTAATTCAGCAGCTAGCTAGCGCACagttttctctctatttttgtCATAATATGATTGTCACACTCTCATAACCCCACGACTCTTGTCTAATCTAGCTACTCTCATACTGAAAACTCATACGTTATTGGTCATATCATGAGtcaaatttttaacaaaaaaccATGTTCAGTTTGATTAGCATAATATGCTTCATATTACCGACGTcctacaattaaattaaattaaaggcaTATGTTTGGTGGTCCATCGAATCAAGACATATCTCAAATGTGTTTGTGTTATTGTTGTATCTGGTGTCCGTCTCTTTTATATCGGTGTACCACCGTATCAAACCTAGTTCACCAAAGTTGAAGAACAAATATAGGGAAGGGTCGGTGAATACACGTACGTAGGGGTTAATATTTTACATGCAGACAGAAAACTACGTGAAGTTTGGCTTTGATAGATTGTGATATATGGGAATTGGATGCAAGAAGGATGTAGAAAAGGAAGGAACCATTAGTGGAAAGCAAGAAAGGGATTGTTGAAGCCAACGTTACAGCTGTTTGTGGCGGCACCCCAGCTGTATTATGCTAATAAAGGATATACTCTACCACTATAAATCAAAAACTTGTAAGCATAAaagggaaaggaaaaaaaaattgtggtttaAAATATAAAGGTTTAGGtgcactttttatttcatatttttgttctttctcGATTTTAAATCTGAAAATATAGTCtccttatttttaaatttattttaaaaattccactatttttgttgatatgtcatgttagATAATAAACTGACAAGTCACTAAGTGATGTGAGAATGTATAAATTTTGGGAAATTGGATTATTTAggattttacattttttttattgttaaatttttttaattaaagaagaATTTGATgatatggaaaataaaataataaaatttaatctatatATCTATTGTCACACCACCTTCTAACTTGTAATTAACTTATAATTCAACATGACACATCACCAAATACAAGCCTAAAACTTTTGGCAGGAAAAATTTCtaaactttagaaaaaatattgagtattatgttttcaaattttaaaatgggtggctaaaattgtgaaaatataaaattatgaggACTAAAAATGTATTAAAGCCAAATTTAAATAAGTCTCAGCTAATTCTATATTAAATCTAATGACATTAATCATAAATtcatttcaattaatttatatttatattttataaattagggtcttgctaacaagtaTCCGCATCTACAATGGTAGGGAACTAATAAAGACTCCTTCAATGGACCtcgtgtatatttatttatagttttttaataaaagtatccATTAAGGATCTAATGACTCCAATGATAATACACTAGTCGAGACTCCAATGAAAAGTACTTGAATAATTTTCATTAACTTTACATTATTATATAAAAGTAGTGTTAATAACAATATTACTTCTTTTGAAGGTTGAGACCCAActtatacatattttattacttcttttgaTCGTGAGACTCGTTGATTGTTGAGGAGAAAGTGTCTTTATATAGTTATCTGTTAACTAATATGTACccattttttcttcctccaatggGAGTCATTAACATGGTGATGTCCTTGTTAAGTAATGGATTCATCCCCCTTTGGAGATGTTCTCGGGACATTTGTTAAGGAACTAAAAGTAGTAGTTTTGCATTGGaaattataacttttaaaaaattaaattcaacattttttaacacattatttttatttttgttcttttgatcAATGTCCTAATAGCACTATTTAgcattttcatataaaataagtTCTCTTGAACGAGGTGTTACACGATAGAGAGGGTACTTATTTTTGTTATGAGCATTTTGAAACCTCCACTAATCTTTTCTTTACATGTGTTCTTTCTCACATAAAGTATGGAGCAAAGTATTTGAGTGGTTAGGGTGGAGGGGACTTATCACTACTATTGAGGGGTTTCAATCtc is from Medicago truncatula cultivar Jemalong A17 chromosome 1, MtrunA17r5.0-ANR, whole genome shotgun sequence and encodes:
- the LOC11428090 gene encoding gibberellin-regulated protein 1; the encoded protein is MAFSKFLAASLLASLLLLHLVDATDQSAQAYSQGSLLRKIDCNGACVARCRLSSRPKLCHRACGTCCRRCNCVPPGTAGNQEKCPCYASQTTRGGKPKCP